Within Thiohalospira halophila DSM 15071, the genomic segment CGTGCCCAACACCACCCAGCAGGGAGATCGAAAGGTTTTTCGTCTTTGGTCACCTCTGGAAGACTTTTGGGCTTCTTTATAAAGCCTTCCTTGTATTGCTGCAGTTTCTCTCCCTCGATCCGTTTCAAAAGAACAGCAGCAGGCTCGTCGTTGGGATCCTGCGGCACGAGGCGGCCCATGACGGCGAGCTGGAGGATGGTCTGTTCGAGGCGGTCGATGCTCTTCTCGGTGGTGAACAGGGTGTCGAAGTGGGCGGCCAGACGGGCCCAGTTGTCGGCCAGTTCGGTGGCGTCCTGCGAGCGGGTCAGGGTTTCCAGCAGGGTATCGACGAGGGTCTCGTGGGCGCTGAGCTGGTCGCTGGTCCGCTGCTCCAGGTGGTCACAGAGGGCCATGAGTTCGTCGACCTTTTCGACGATTCTCTGTTGTTCCGCCTTGGGAGGAATGGCAACCACATAATTCAGGAGCTGGTTCTGAGTTATTCCGGAAACAGTAGTTCCGGTCCCAGTAATCTCCAAAGCTGAAAAAGCCAATAAAAAAAATCTTTCTGATATCTGGGAGCTGATCTTGATAGCCTTCAAATCCTGATTGAAAGCAATGGGGTTCTTACAAACTGCGACTTTGCCCAATCCCATTCGGGTACAAATCAGGACATCTCCTTCGTCCGCCAAGACGCTTCCCGCCTTCAGGCCTTCTTGGGTAATATGATCTTTAGAATCCGATATCTCTGTAAAAGCTCCTAAGTCTTTAACGCTTGCCCAAGAAATTTCCCCGCCCCAGAACGAGGGGTTGCTCTTGCTCGGCGTCCCGCCACTTCGAACTGAATTAAAGAGGCGTCCCAAGCGCGCCCACTGCCAGCCCGGGGGAAGCTCAAATTCCTTTTCTTCTTCCTCGATCTCCGGCAAAACATTTGGCTTCTTAATCTTCCCTTCCTTGTACAGCCGCGTTTTTTCCTCCTCAATGCGCTCCAGCAACTCGGAAGCCGGCTCATCCTCCGGATCCTGCGGCACCAGCTTCCCTCGCACGGCCAGTTCCAGGATCAGCTCGCGCAGCTTGGCGATACCCGTCAGCTCCGGTTCACCCCGGTTGTAGGTGACGGCGCTCGTCCAGAGGTCCAGGTGCTCGGTGATGAGGTCGGTGGTCATGGGGTCTCTTTGGCCAGCATGTTCATGATGAGGTGGATGAGGGTCTCTTTCTGGTCCGCGGCGGACTCGGCAACCAACAGGGTCAGGGCTGCGAGACCGGCGTCGTTCACCACGGGCTGACCGGCGTCATTCAGAAGCCGACCGTTGCGGTGGAGGAAGTCCACGAAGAGGAAGGCGCCGCTGCGCTTGTTGCCGTCGGCAAAGGGGTGGTCCTTGACCACGAAGTAGAGCAGGTGCGCAGCCTTCGCCTCGATGCTCGGGTAGGCGGGCTCGCCGAAGACGGTCTGGTCCAGGTTCCCCAGGATGGAGGCGAGGCCGTCGCCGCGGGGCCGGGCGAAGAGTTCGGTCGCCTCGGCCCGCTCCATCAGTTCCGCCTTGAGCCCTTCCAGGGCGGCCATGGCTTCGGTAGCGGTGGGTAGATCGCCGCCGGCCTGCCCGGGGGGCGCCTGAAGCAGGCCTTCATCATAGCGCTGGAGCCAGAGGAAGGTGCGGGTGTAGTGGCTGAGGATCTCCACCAGCCCCTGGCCGGACTGAGCATCCAGGGCAGGCGCAGTGGCGGCCTTGCGGACGAGCTGCAACGCCGCTTCCAGTTCCCGGGCGTTCTCCTCGAAGCGCTGGCGGTTGATGGTGTAACCGCGGGTCAGGTGCTCCTTGAGGATATGGTTGGCCCACTGACGGAAGCGGACGCCCTGCTGGGATTTGACCCGGTAGCCGACGGAGATGATGACGTCCAGGGAGAACTCCGTGACCGGCTTGTCCGAGGAAGCAATATGCATTTTTTGCATATTGGTCGCTTCCTCGAGTTCCCCTTCCCTGAAGACACTGCTGATGTGGCGCGAGATGACGGACTGATCCCGCTGGAACAGCTCGCTCATCTGGGCCTGGGTCAGCCACACCGTCTCTGCCTCGACCCGCACCTCGAAGGCGCCGGAGTCGGTCTCATAGATGGCAATCTCGCCCTCTTCCTCGCCCGATTGCATGGTTTCAGCCCTCGTGGCTGGTCAGGGCCTCGCCCAGGATGGTCTTGAGCTGGTCGCGTAGCTCCTGGATCTCGGCCTGCTGCTGCTCGTACCTGGCCAGCAGCTCCTCGGGGTCGTGGTCTTCTTCTTCCTCGGCGTAGGGGTTCTTGCGGTCCAGGTTGTAGTTGTCGGCCTGGATGTCTTCCACTGGCACCCGCCAGGCGTACTGGGTCTCTTCCCGGGCGGCGAAGCCGTCTTCCTCGGTCCCCCACCAGGCGCTCTCCCGCTCGAACTCCTCGAAGCGCATGGGCTTGGTCTTGCTGTAGCTCTTGTAGCCCTCGGGATAGGGGTGCTCGTAGTACCACACCGCCTCCGTGGGCCGGCCCTTGGTGAAGAAGAGCAGGTTGGTCTTGATGCTGGTGTAGGGGTTAAAGACGCCGTTGGGCAGCCGGACGATGGTGTGCAGATCGCATTCGGTGAGCAGCTTCTCCTTGAGCCGGGTTTTCATACCCTCGCCGAAGAGGAAGCCGTCCGGCAGCACAACGGCTGCCCGGCCACCCTCCTTTAGCAGGTGGATGAA encodes:
- a CDS encoding restriction endonuclease subunit S, which gives rise to MTTDLITEHLDLWTSAVTYNRGEPELTGIAKLRELILELAVRGKLVPQDPEDEPASELLERIEEEKTRLYKEGKIKKPNVLPEIEEEEKEFELPPGWQWARLGRLFNSVRSGGTPSKSNPSFWGGEISWASVKDLGAFTEISDSKDHITQEGLKAGSVLADEGDVLICTRMGLGKVAVCKNPIAFNQDLKAIKISSQISERFFLLAFSALEITGTGTTVSGITQNQLLNYVVAIPPKAEQQRIVEKVDELMALCDHLEQRTSDQLSAHETLVDTLLETLTRSQDATELADNWARLAAHFDTLFTTEKSIDRLEQTILQLAVMGRLVPQDPNDEPAAVLLKRIEGEKLQQYKEGFIKKPKSLPEVTKDEKPFDLPAGWCWARIGNVSHLENGDRGKNYPNKSALVSEGIPFVNAGQLDGDLISSDGLQYISRERFDLLRSGKFFDGDILFCLRGSLGKCALVKDFGVGAIASSLVIMRPHAGLEKTYSLKYLKSPVAELMIRRHDNGTAQPNLSGSDFGFFLLPLPPEKEQKRISEKVDELLTLCDRLKTRLNGLGEVQAKLAESLASQAVA
- the rhuM gene encoding RhuM family protein; translated protein: MQSGEEEGEIAIYETDSGAFEVRVEAETVWLTQAQMSELFQRDQSVISRHISSVFREGELEEATNMQKMHIASSDKPVTEFSLDVIISVGYRVKSQQGVRFRQWANHILKEHLTRGYTINRQRFEENARELEAALQLVRKAATAPALDAQSGQGLVEILSHYTRTFLWLQRYDEGLLQAPPGQAGGDLPTATEAMAALEGLKAELMERAEATELFARPRGDGLASILGNLDQTVFGEPAYPSIEAKAAHLLYFVVKDHPFADGNKRSGAFLFVDFLHRNGRLLNDAGQPVVNDAGLAALTLLVAESAADQKETLIHLIMNMLAKETP